The genomic interval TCTGGGTAGGAGCGGCTGGAGGATTCCTCTACAACATAATAATGGCTCTCACGGTTTGGGGTCTTCCAAGCTGGGTATGGGGCTTTGCAAACGTAGCTATAGCAGCAATCGCTTGGTTCATGATGAAGATGGGATGGACCGATTTAAAGAAGCCGATGACATGGGTCATGATGATTATCCTCTACGGGCTTGTATATCCCCTATTCACGACAGCTATAAGCATCCTTGTCTTTGGCGGGGGACCCCTTTATAAGCCACTAGCAGCAGCTGTCTATGCTGGTGTGCTGTCCTCGACTGGAAACTTCTGGCTGGCAAACTATGTCCAGAATGCATTCACCGAAATAATTGACAAGCCCATCAGCTTCATAATCTCTGTGATTATCGCGCAACGCATACCGAAGAGATTCGTCCTTGCCAAATAAACAATAGGGGACACTTCATTAAAATGGTTCTTTTTTGTAGTCTAAAACTATAAATGTATGTATGGGTGCTAGACTTCAATGTCGGTAGGAGTATCACTTCTAAAGAAGACCGCAGTAGAGGCAGAAACCTTTGTCCAGAGGCTTGACGGGCGCGTCAAATTCTTGTATTTCCTCTGGGCAACTATAATAGTCTATATTTTCTTCGACCCCATACTCAACCTGATATTCCTAGCCGTCACAATGGCTCTAGCAGTCTACGCAAAATGCTGGAAACCCATCGCTCTGACACTACTCATTATCGTAGTACCATGGATACTATTCGCGGTTCCAATATTGGCTTTGCCGCTTGGATTCCCATGGAACAAAACAATAATAGGCTACATCAACATACTTGGAAAGAACTACCCTGTCTACCTTGAGGGCTTGGGGTGGGGCGTCACCTGGCCCCTCCGCGTCTCAGTAGCAATTTCTACTGCGTTATTGTTCTTCTTGACAACTAACCAGGCCAAACTTGTCGCCACAATGTTCAAAATGAAGTTTCCCTTCAAGCTCATCTACATGGTGATAGCTACTTTCCAGTTTATTCCTCTCCTAGCTTCGGAAGCCAACACTATAATGCAGGCGCAGATCGCGAGGGGGCTGAGGACAGACGTCGGCTTCGTGCAGAAAATAAAAAATTACCTGGCAGTCGTTATTCCGCTAACGCTCAGCGCACTGAACAAGGTACAGATAAGAGCAATAGCCCTTGAGTCGAGAGGCTTCAGTGCCCCCGTTAAGAAGACCCTCCTCTACGAGGCGAGCTTCACAAAGCTCGACTATGCCTTCCTCATGACAATGCTCCTCGTCACAGTTTTCCTTGCCTGGGTCTATGTGTATATAGGCTTCTCCCCCTTGGCCCATCTCCCATGGATATGGTCTGGGTGAAGAACATGGAACCAATAATTAAGGTCGAAAACTTAACATATGCATATCCAACAAGCAAAGACTTTGTTCTCAAAAATATCTCTTTCACAGTCAACAAGGGAGAAGTACTCGCGGTCATCGGTCCAAACGGGGCTGGAAAATCCACTCTACTAAAGGCTCTAAACGGCCTCGTGCCACACTTTTACGGTGGAAAATACGGCGGCAGGGTTATCGTATCAGGTTTCGAGGTTTTAAACACACCTATCTCAAAGATGTCGACAAAGGTCGGCTTTGTCTTCCAGGACCCAGAAGACCAGATCTCTGGACTCGCGCTAACCGTTTGGGAAGAGGTCGCCTTTGGATTGATGATGCTTGGATACCCACGAGAAGAAATAGACAAGAGGGTTAAAGAAGCAATAGACTACGTTGGACTTACTGGTCTCGAGAAGAGGTCTCCATTTGAGCTTTCAGGAGGACAGATGCAGAGACTAGCAATTGCGACTGTCCTAGCCCTTCGCCCAGAAGTCATAGTGATGGATGAGCCTACCGCCCAGCTCGACCCACTTGGCAAATACGAGGTTTTAAGCGTAATCGAGAAGCTGACCGAGTCTGGCTCAACTATTGTCCTTGCAGAGCACGAAATAGAGGAAGTCGTATACTTTGCAGACAAGATGCTTCTGCTAGACAAGGGTGAAGCCGTAGCCTACGGGGACACCAGAAAAGTTGTTACCATGGTTGAGGAGCTTAAGAGGCGCGGCGTAGACCCGCCGTCCGTCACAGAGCTGACAAGCCTCTTGAAAGAGAAGACAGGTGTCGATGTGGCTCTCCCCGTCACATTGGAGGAAGCTGTAAAGATATACTCCGAGCTTTTGAGGTGAAAGAAATGAGTGAAATAATACGTGTAGAAGACGTATGGTTCAGATATGAAGGGGCAGACTTCTGGGCCCTAAAGGGAGTATCTCTAACAATAAAGAAAGGAGAATTACTCGCAATAATCGGCCAGAACGGCGGCGGAAAAACCACACTCGCCAAGAACCTAAACGGTCTCTTAAAGCCCACAAAGGGCAGAGTCATGGTTGATGGGCTAGACACAAAGACCACACCAACCTACGAGATTGTCAAGAGAGTTGGATACGTGTTTCAAAACCCCTCTCACCAGATATTTGAGAGCACTGTGTGGAAAGAAGTAGCCTATGGACCTACAAACCTCGGGCTATCACAGGAAGAGGTAAAGCAGAGGGTGGAGTGGGCTATAAGCGAAGTGGGACTGCAGGGATACGAGCAATACAACCCATACGACCTAGACTA from Thermofilum adornatum carries:
- a CDS encoding energy-coupling factor transporter transmembrane component T family protein, with the translated sequence MSVGVSLLKKTAVEAETFVQRLDGRVKFLYFLWATIIVYIFFDPILNLIFLAVTMALAVYAKCWKPIALTLLIIVVPWILFAVPILALPLGFPWNKTIIGYINILGKNYPVYLEGLGWGVTWPLRVSVAISTALLFFLTTNQAKLVATMFKMKFPFKLIYMVIATFQFIPLLASEANTIMQAQIARGLRTDVGFVQKIKNYLAVVIPLTLSALNKVQIRAIALESRGFSAPVKKTLLYEASFTKLDYAFLMTMLLVTVFLAWVYVYIGFSPLAHLPWIWSG
- a CDS encoding energy-coupling factor ABC transporter ATP-binding protein, which gives rise to MEPIIKVENLTYAYPTSKDFVLKNISFTVNKGEVLAVIGPNGAGKSTLLKALNGLVPHFYGGKYGGRVIVSGFEVLNTPISKMSTKVGFVFQDPEDQISGLALTVWEEVAFGLMMLGYPREEIDKRVKEAIDYVGLTGLEKRSPFELSGGQMQRLAIATVLALRPEVIVMDEPTAQLDPLGKYEVLSVIEKLTESGSTIVLAEHEIEEVVYFADKMLLLDKGEAVAYGDTRKVVTMVEELKRRGVDPPSVTELTSLLKEKTGVDVALPVTLEEAVKIYSELLR
- a CDS encoding energy-coupling factor ABC transporter ATP-binding protein produces the protein MSEIIRVEDVWFRYEGADFWALKGVSLTIKKGELLAIIGQNGGGKTTLAKNLNGLLKPTKGRVMVDGLDTKTTPTYEIVKRVGYVFQNPSHQIFESTVWKEVAYGPTNLGLSQEEVKQRVEWAISEVGLQGYEQYNPYDLDYGKMKLLTVASVLAMKPQVLILDEPTTGQDHAGRHLLSNLSKKLNREGFTVVIITHDMRFVAETVNRVVLVSNGEILMDGSTREVLNAFDILKKAAIKPPQIVQLASELRKKGVDINALTVEEALQEILKHYKG